The Arvicanthis niloticus isolate mArvNil1 chromosome 2, mArvNil1.pat.X, whole genome shotgun sequence genome includes a window with the following:
- the LOC117703837 gene encoding olfactory receptor 4K3-like, whose protein sequence is MEKINQSEVSEFIILGLCDSWELQAFFLVVFSSLYLITILGNIFIIVIIITDLHLHSPMYFLLANLSFIDFCLSSVTTPKMIIDFLKEKKTISFGGCMCQIFFGHFFGGGEMVLLVSMAYDRYVAICKPLYYSRIMNRHMCIGLVMASWIIGFVHSISQLVIIVNLPFCGSRVLDSFFCDIPLVIKLACLDIYVLEILINADSGVLAAICFILLLMSYSHILTTVCLHSKDGVSKALSTCTAHITVVVLFFGPCIFIYLWPVSITWVDKFLAVFYAVITPLLNPAIYTLRNKEIKNAMKRLQS, encoded by the coding sequence atggagaaaataaaccAGTCTGAGGTGTCTGAATTTATTATTCTTGGGCTTTGTGATTCGTGGGAGCTCCAGGCTTTTTTCCTGGTAGtattttcttcactttatttAATCACCATTTTGGGAAACATATTTATTATAGTCATAATCATCACTGACCTTCACCTTCATTCTCCTATGTACTTCCTGTTGGCCAACCTCTCATTCATTGACTTCTGTCTTTCCTCAGTCACTACACCTAAGATGATCATAGACTTCCTCAAGGAAAAAAAGACCATCTCCTTTGGAGGGTGCATGTGTCAGATTTTCTTTGGACACTTCTTTGGAGGAGGTGAGATGGTACTGCTTGTATCAATGGCATATGACCGTTATGTAGCCATCTGTAAGCCACTCTATTACTCCAGAATCATGAACAGACATATGTGCATTGGATTAGTGATGGCATCATGGATCATTGGCTTTGTGCATTCAATAAGCCAACTGGTTATAATTGTAAATCTGCCCTTCTGTGGATCCAGAGTTTTGGACAGTTTTTTCTGTGATATTCCATTGGTCATCAAGCTAGCCTGCTTGGACATCTATGTTCTAGAAATTTTGATAAATGCTGACAGTGGGGTGCTAGCAGCCATATGCTTCATTCTGTTGCTGATGTCCTACTCCCATATCCTGACTACAGTCTGCCTTCACTCTAAGGATGGAGTATCCAAAGCTCTCTCTACTTGTACTGCACATATCACAGTGGTGGTGTTATTTTTTGGGCCCTGCATCTTTATCTACCTGTGGCCAGTCAGCATAACCTGGGTAGACAAGTTTCTTGCTGTGTTTTATGCAGTTATCACACCTCTCCTGAATCCAGCCATTTATACTTTAAGAAACAAAGAGATTAAAAATGCTATGAAGAGATTGCAATCCTAG